A section of the bacterium genome encodes:
- a CDS encoding AraC family transcriptional regulator produces the protein MGPIIRLNSSVARAALEFVAAAGGPARSLRDEAGITAADLANPRRMLDLHRVVTLFNAAARELGDDALGLHVGASFGLATLGPFSYAVLNAPTVAVGLANLARYSAALGQGLGTPPLEVRGETATLEIPRIPAADRNALRHLAEAGLVMLVRMMRRLRGPDWQPHDVSFQHDAPSDPREHVAAICPRLRFGCTVASISFDARDLRAEVPGADRYLLPIAEHQLQDALEPTEGSDPWLRDVEMLVASRVCDGHPPIRSVAPQLGLSVRTLQRRLEERSILYRDLVARVRFQLARRYLEETVNDLEEIAFLLGYSELSAFDHAFRRWTGQTPQGFRRKARAPTTAAHRRSQKV, from the coding sequence ATGGGCCCCATCATCCGACTGAATTCGAGCGTTGCGAGGGCCGCGCTCGAATTCGTGGCAGCGGCGGGCGGGCCGGCCCGGTCGCTGCGGGACGAAGCCGGGATCACGGCAGCCGACCTGGCGAACCCAAGGCGTATGCTCGACCTGCATCGGGTCGTGACCCTGTTCAACGCCGCGGCTCGCGAGCTGGGCGACGACGCTCTCGGCCTCCACGTAGGCGCGAGCTTCGGGCTCGCGACCCTGGGCCCCTTTTCCTATGCGGTGCTCAACGCTCCGACCGTGGCGGTCGGGCTTGCAAATCTCGCTCGCTACTCGGCGGCGCTGGGCCAGGGGCTGGGGACGCCACCCCTCGAGGTCCGCGGCGAGACGGCAACGCTGGAGATTCCCCGGATCCCAGCGGCCGATCGAAACGCCCTGCGACACCTTGCGGAGGCCGGTCTCGTGATGCTCGTCCGCATGATGCGGCGCCTCAGGGGGCCCGACTGGCAGCCACACGACGTGTCATTCCAGCACGACGCGCCCTCGGACCCCCGAGAGCACGTGGCAGCGATCTGTCCGCGCCTGCGCTTCGGTTGCACCGTCGCGTCGATCTCCTTCGACGCCCGCGACCTTCGCGCCGAGGTACCCGGCGCAGATCGTTACCTGCTTCCCATCGCCGAGCACCAGCTCCAAGATGCTTTGGAGCCGACAGAGGGCTCGGACCCCTGGCTCCGCGATGTGGAGATGCTCGTTGCGAGCCGGGTCTGCGACGGACACCCGCCCATCCGATCGGTGGCGCCTCAGCTCGGACTCAGCGTGCGCACCCTTCAGCGCCGTCTGGAGGAACGCAGCATTCTGTATCGGGATCTCGTGGCACGCGTGCGTTTCCAGCTCGCGCGCCGCTATCTCGAAGAGACCGTGAACGACCTGGAGGAGATCGCGTTCCTGCTCGGCTACTCGGAGCTCAGCGCGTTCGACCACGCTTTCCGGCGCTGGACGGGTCAGACGCCCCAGGGGTTTCGCCGAAAGGCGCGCGCGCCGACGACAGCCGCACATCGGCGGAGTCAGAAGGTCTAG
- a CDS encoding ferritin-like domain-containing protein, which produces MSYYGSTDYLANDDFVLRMKDIRKGNLDLGWMKAGTEQVEIHAENKKRGLTYLDLNKGSYGYDDLEEVPRGPRGIAPRGASYDVADQADMGPELNRKSDVWAYKVASFYEETLSRQWDATTDIPWRDLDKYEVPLEVEIAFAQLCTMLTEVEMVATDLPAKWCWRMNNQFHEVKGFLAGQAMDEARHAEVFRKRALAGGVGLMQGSPQAEHSLKAILDCDTYSEASAFMHLLAEGNILTMFRFSEFISPTALDKRMFQLVMQDEARHVSYGLQHLKWIVDQAPERREQLHAALDEAENFSLKQFDSALFEAMIVLAGKGTSPEQIKKGVEIVGTLQIKQVEEYFQRLQRAGFGERIERSKFRDLLAAISLKQQDPALPA; this is translated from the coding sequence ATGAGCTACTACGGATCGACCGACTATCTGGCGAATGACGATTTCGTTCTTCGCATGAAGGATATCCGCAAAGGCAACCTCGATCTCGGATGGATGAAGGCCGGCACAGAGCAGGTCGAGATCCACGCGGAGAACAAGAAGCGCGGGCTCACGTACCTCGATCTGAACAAGGGGAGCTACGGCTATGACGATCTCGAGGAGGTTCCGCGCGGCCCGCGAGGCATTGCCCCGCGAGGTGCGAGCTACGATGTGGCCGACCAGGCTGACATGGGGCCGGAGCTCAATCGCAAGAGTGACGTGTGGGCCTATAAGGTCGCTTCGTTCTACGAGGAGACCCTGAGCCGCCAGTGGGACGCAACGACCGATATTCCCTGGCGCGATCTCGACAAATACGAAGTGCCGCTCGAGGTCGAGATTGCGTTCGCACAGCTCTGCACCATGTTGACGGAAGTCGAGATGGTTGCGACGGATCTGCCTGCGAAGTGGTGTTGGCGGATGAACAACCAGTTTCACGAGGTCAAGGGCTTCCTCGCTGGGCAGGCGATGGACGAAGCGCGTCACGCAGAGGTTTTCCGCAAGCGAGCGCTGGCCGGCGGCGTTGGCTTGATGCAGGGGAGCCCGCAAGCCGAACACTCGCTCAAGGCAATCCTCGACTGCGATACCTACAGCGAGGCGAGCGCTTTCATGCATCTGCTCGCCGAGGGGAACATCCTGACGATGTTCCGCTTCAGCGAGTTCATCTCGCCGACTGCCCTCGACAAGCGCATGTTCCAGCTCGTCATGCAGGACGAGGCCCGCCACGTTTCGTATGGCCTCCAGCACCTCAAGTGGATCGTCGACCAGGCACCGGAACGCCGGGAGCAACTGCACGCGGCTCTCGATGAGGCGGAGAACTTCAGCCTGAAGCAGTTCGATTCCGCGTTGTTCGAGGCGATGATCGTGCTCGCGGGCAAAGGCACCTCACCGGAACAGATCAAGAAGGGCGTCGAGATCGTCGGCACGCTGCAGATCAAGCAGGTCGAGGAGTACTTTCAGCGATTGCAGCGTGCCGGATTCGGCGAGCGCATCGAACGGAGCAAGTTCCGCGATTTGCTTGCGGCCATATCGTTGAAACAGCAGGACCCCGCGCTACCTGCCTGA
- a CDS encoding alpha/beta hydrolase: MLRRLLLGLVLLIAGAIVLPPVCSSFSSEMPPELPPPGRRIALAGGLAVNLMEEGSGPPVVLVHGLPGTGYDWQNTSAALAARGMRALAYDRVGYGRSAPRPDPASQATVGNNAAELLSLLEVLDLRNATVVGWSYGGVTAMVAAMRDPSRMGRLLLVGTGGPDSAEAQPPDPGGFMRFLYSDPVLAWRSRVPAVGRALISVLSTVAFSEKPMPDWWIPNVTANFSRWETLLAYRGEMFSIPSGDASFPVESIDLPTLLLHGDDDRLAPLAIPQYLAGVIPGAELKVYPGGSHMLPVLQGEAIADDIVGFLGR, encoded by the coding sequence ATGCTTCGCCGCCTTCTCCTCGGCCTCGTCCTCCTGATCGCGGGCGCCATCGTGCTGCCTCCGGTGTGCTCGAGCTTCTCCTCGGAGATGCCGCCGGAGCTGCCGCCGCCGGGCCGCCGCATCGCACTGGCCGGAGGCCTGGCGGTGAACCTGATGGAGGAAGGCAGCGGCCCGCCGGTCGTCCTGGTTCACGGCCTGCCGGGCACCGGCTACGACTGGCAGAACACCTCGGCGGCGCTGGCGGCCCGCGGCATGCGCGCTCTCGCCTACGACCGGGTTGGCTACGGCCGCTCGGCCCCGCGGCCGGATCCGGCCAGCCAGGCGACGGTCGGGAACAACGCGGCCGAGTTGCTCTCGCTCCTCGAGGTACTCGACCTGCGCAACGCCACGGTCGTCGGCTGGTCGTACGGAGGTGTCACCGCGATGGTGGCGGCGATGCGGGACCCCTCGCGCATGGGGCGCCTCCTGCTCGTTGGCACCGGTGGACCCGATTCGGCTGAGGCGCAACCGCCCGATCCCGGCGGCTTCATGCGGTTCCTCTACTCCGATCCGGTCCTCGCCTGGCGCAGCCGGGTGCCCGCGGTCGGACGCGCCCTGATCTCGGTGCTCAGCACAGTGGCGTTCAGCGAGAAGCCCATGCCGGATTGGTGGATCCCCAACGTAACGGCCAACTTCTCGCGCTGGGAAACCCTGCTGGCCTACCGAGGCGAGATGTTCAGCATCCCCAGCGGCGACGCCTCGTTCCCCGTCGAGAGCATCGACCTCCCGACCCTCCTGCTACACGGCGATGACGATCGGCTCGCGCCGCTGGCGATCCCCCAGTACCTGGCCGGCGTGATCCCGGGCGCAGAACTCAAGGTCTACCCGGGCGGAAGCCACATGCTCCCGGTGCTCCAGGGGGAGGCAATCGCCGACGACATCGTCGGATTCCTCGGGCGATGA
- a CDS encoding arabinan endo-1,5-alpha-L-arabinosidase: protein MVRTAALAVVALALLTCEDGPPFIADLEEPGPGCTGNIVDLESQVAPIHDPAIAKLGDTYYVYSSSPLASFYTSPDLVTWTEAGQIFDELPPWVIEELPNPDHIGAPDIAFYRGVWILFYQSHIGGTCNAGIGLATNVTLDPSDPRYQWVDHGLILRSTPLFENFDFICGVDDVLYNAIDPHLFIDDDETPWLVFGSTLGGLLLAEIDSETLRPTQHPRDFVVLAARPLLQADPIIEAPYIIRRGDYYYLFLSHNSCCKGAETKYKILVGRSEALEGPYVDREGVPLIAEGGTVLIERDGRLIGTGHADVYSENGIDWLVHHAYDSEFDYEPVLNIRRLVWGEAGWPEACNADGTSPDSPEEPSATD, encoded by the coding sequence ATGGTTCGAACCGCAGCCCTTGCCGTGGTTGCCCTCGCCCTCCTCACCTGCGAAGACGGCCCGCCGTTCATCGCGGACCTCGAGGAACCGGGCCCGGGCTGCACCGGTAACATCGTCGACCTCGAGAGCCAGGTCGCCCCCATCCACGACCCCGCCATCGCGAAGCTTGGCGATACCTACTACGTCTACTCTTCGAGCCCGCTCGCGTCCTTCTATACTTCCCCTGACCTGGTTACATGGACCGAGGCTGGCCAGATCTTCGATGAGCTCCCACCGTGGGTGATCGAGGAGCTTCCGAACCCGGACCACATCGGCGCACCGGACATCGCCTTCTACCGGGGTGTGTGGATCCTCTTCTACCAGAGCCACATCGGTGGGACTTGCAACGCGGGTATTGGCCTTGCGACGAACGTCACCCTCGACCCAAGCGACCCGCGCTACCAGTGGGTCGACCACGGGTTGATCCTTCGATCGACGCCACTCTTCGAAAACTTCGACTTCATCTGCGGCGTTGACGATGTCTTGTACAACGCAATCGACCCGCACCTGTTCATCGATGACGACGAGACGCCGTGGCTCGTGTTCGGCTCTACGCTCGGCGGGCTCCTCCTGGCCGAGATCGATTCGGAGACCCTGAGGCCCACACAGCACCCGCGCGATTTCGTCGTCCTCGCAGCCCGTCCGCTCCTGCAAGCGGATCCGATCATCGAGGCCCCGTACATCATCCGGCGCGGCGACTACTACTACCTCTTCCTGTCGCACAACAGCTGCTGCAAGGGTGCCGAAACGAAGTACAAGATCCTCGTCGGCCGATCCGAGGCCTTGGAAGGCCCCTACGTCGACCGCGAAGGCGTTCCGCTCATCGCAGAAGGGGGCACTGTTCTCATCGAGCGCGACGGACGCTTGATCGGCACTGGGCACGCCGACGTGTACTCGGAGAACGGAATCGACTGGTTGGTGCATCATGCGTACGACTCCGAGTTCGACTACGAACCGGTGCTGAACATCCGTCGACTGGTATGGGGCGAGGCCGGATGGCCAGAGGCCTGCAACGCTGACGGTACTTCGCCCGATTCGCCTGAAGAGCCGTCCGCTACGGACTGA
- a CDS encoding division/cell wall cluster transcriptional repressor MraZ — protein sequence MARGRFFHAMDEKGRVSIPAVLRNELQTQDERPPFLTSVLDSPAVGLYAHETWLAIEERLKNVSQMKPEIASLRRMVISGAVESPIDGSGRILIPPHLREHAQLERDVTIAGVGSRIEIWDKARFDEELGSIRQQGREVSDVAAELGL from the coding sequence ATGGCACGCGGCCGGTTCTTCCACGCAATGGACGAAAAAGGGCGAGTGAGTATCCCAGCCGTGTTGAGAAACGAACTTCAAACACAAGACGAGCGGCCCCCCTTCCTGACCAGTGTATTGGATAGCCCCGCCGTCGGCCTCTACGCCCACGAAACGTGGCTCGCGATCGAAGAACGCCTCAAGAATGTTTCACAGATGAAGCCAGAGATCGCATCCCTCCGACGCATGGTGATTTCCGGCGCCGTCGAGTCTCCGATCGATGGCTCTGGACGAATCTTGATCCCGCCCCATCTGCGTGAGCACGCGCAGCTGGAGCGGGACGTCACGATCGCGGGCGTCGGCTCGCGCATCGAGATCTGGGACAAAGCCCGCTTCGACGAGGAACTCGGATCGATCCGCCAGCAGGGTCGCGAGGTTTCCGATGTCGCCGCGGAGCTGGGTTTGTAG
- the rsmH gene encoding 16S rRNA (cytosine(1402)-N(4))-methyltransferase RsmH, with the protein MNLLGAEPGRTFVDGTLGYAGHAEALLRETAPDGLLFGLDRDADALAAAAERLAPFGDRAVLLHASFRELRDVLKARGVSQVDGVLLDLGVSSVQLDQAARGFRFSEETAEETPLDMRMDASRGETAADLLARASEETLTDWFRRYGELRGAARLARTIVETRREAPPRTAADLIRLTREARVGGGRRHHPATLVFQALRIAVNDELGALEEGLATATSVLAPGGRLCVIAYHSLEDRIVKHYMRDAERGCICPPKDPICTCGILPSLRRVTRRPVRPDPEEIAGNPRARSARLRAAERLAA; encoded by the coding sequence ATGAACCTCCTGGGTGCCGAACCCGGGAGAACCTTCGTCGATGGAACACTCGGCTATGCGGGCCACGCGGAGGCGCTGCTGCGCGAGACGGCGCCCGATGGCTTGCTATTCGGGCTCGACCGCGATGCGGATGCCCTCGCTGCTGCAGCTGAACGGCTCGCGCCCTTCGGCGACCGCGCCGTCCTTCTCCACGCGTCCTTTCGTGAACTCCGCGATGTGCTGAAGGCCCGCGGTGTCTCCCAGGTCGACGGAGTACTCCTCGATCTGGGTGTTTCCTCGGTGCAGCTCGATCAGGCCGCGCGCGGCTTCCGCTTCTCGGAAGAGACCGCCGAAGAAACCCCCCTCGACATGCGCATGGATGCCAGCCGAGGCGAGACCGCGGCGGACCTGCTCGCTCGGGCTTCCGAGGAGACGCTCACCGATTGGTTCCGGCGCTACGGCGAACTCCGGGGCGCTGCCCGTCTGGCCAGAACGATCGTGGAAACGCGACGCGAAGCCCCGCCGCGAACCGCGGCGGATCTCATCCGCCTGACCCGCGAAGCCCGGGTCGGCGGGGGCCGCCGGCATCACCCGGCCACCCTCGTCTTCCAGGCTCTGCGGATTGCCGTGAACGACGAGCTCGGTGCCCTGGAAGAAGGACTGGCCACGGCGACGAGTGTTCTCGCGCCGGGCGGCCGGCTCTGCGTCATCGCCTACCACTCGCTCGAAGACCGGATCGTGAAGCACTACATGCGCGACGCCGAGCGCGGTTGCATCTGTCCGCCCAAGGATCCCATCTGTACCTGCGGGATCCTGCCCAGCCTGCGCCGCGTCACGCGACGACCGGTTCGGCCAGACCCTGAAGAGATCGCCGGAAACCCGCGGGCGCGTTCGGCTCGCCTGCGGGCCGCAGAAAGGCTGGCAGCATGA
- a CDS encoding UDP-N-acetylmuramoyl-L-alanyl-D-glutamate--2,6-diaminopimelate ligase, protein MRFRELLAALPPSLAATQVSDEDPVVRGIAYDSRAVAAGDLFVALRGGRADGHRFLAQARALGAVALLVEESSGETEDSAFAVVPDSRRALAPIATRFFGQPARELALLGVTGTNGKTSTTYLLESILAAAGISVGLIGTIEVRFAGEHERAVNTTPESLDLQRTLRAMVTREVQAVAIEVSSHGLALGRVAGCPFAVCAVTNVTQDHLDFHESMEAYTDAKAALFRDHLVPGGWAVVNIDDPSAEHFLRAGEQAGARLLRVTRRPDVDAELRVLESEVRVNGTRARLALPDGELAVELPLVGDFNVENLAVAASVAFAYGVSHEAIVRGVEGCPQVPGRVERVASGRPNEPTVFVDYAHTPDAVDKLLRTLRPLTQGRLITVFGCGGDRDQAKRPLMAEAVARWSDRALATSDNPRTEDPAAILRDVEAGLGGLERCDAANLDATEKGYTSVIDRRAAIECAIAMARAEDTVVLAGKGHEDYQIIGIEKLPFDDREEAARALAGRTS, encoded by the coding sequence ATGCGCTTCCGCGAACTGCTGGCCGCACTACCGCCCTCCCTGGCCGCGACGCAGGTTTCCGATGAGGACCCGGTCGTGCGCGGGATCGCCTACGACTCACGTGCGGTCGCTGCTGGCGACCTCTTCGTTGCCCTCCGGGGTGGGCGCGCCGACGGTCACCGCTTCCTCGCCCAGGCGAGAGCCCTGGGCGCGGTCGCCCTTCTGGTCGAGGAGTCCAGCGGCGAAACGGAAGACTCGGCGTTCGCGGTGGTGCCGGACAGTCGGCGTGCCCTCGCACCCATCGCCACGCGTTTCTTCGGCCAGCCCGCTCGGGAGCTCGCACTGCTCGGAGTGACGGGCACCAACGGCAAGACCAGCACGACGTACCTGCTCGAATCCATCCTGGCAGCGGCCGGAATCTCGGTTGGGCTGATCGGCACGATCGAGGTGCGTTTCGCCGGGGAGCACGAACGCGCCGTCAACACCACACCCGAGAGTCTCGATCTCCAGCGAACGCTTCGCGCGATGGTGACCCGCGAGGTCCAGGCGGTCGCCATCGAGGTGTCCTCCCATGGGCTGGCCCTCGGCCGCGTCGCGGGTTGCCCGTTTGCCGTGTGCGCCGTCACCAACGTCACCCAGGACCATCTCGATTTTCATGAGAGCATGGAGGCCTACACCGACGCGAAGGCCGCCTTGTTTCGCGATCATCTCGTTCCCGGCGGTTGGGCGGTGGTGAACATCGATGACCCCTCCGCCGAACACTTCCTTCGCGCCGGGGAGCAGGCCGGAGCCCGGTTGCTTCGCGTGACGCGGCGCCCGGATGTCGACGCGGAGCTGCGGGTCCTCGAATCCGAAGTCCGTGTGAACGGAACGCGGGCGCGGCTTGCTCTCCCGGACGGAGAGCTGGCGGTGGAACTGCCGCTCGTTGGAGATTTCAACGTCGAAAACCTCGCGGTCGCAGCGAGTGTCGCATTCGCCTATGGCGTTTCGCACGAGGCGATCGTCCGTGGTGTCGAGGGCTGCCCCCAGGTCCCGGGGCGTGTGGAGCGGGTCGCGAGCGGCCGACCGAACGAACCCACCGTCTTCGTGGACTACGCCCACACTCCGGATGCCGTCGACAAGCTGCTGCGCACCCTGCGGCCTCTCACACAGGGCCGACTCATCACGGTCTTCGGTTGCGGCGGAGACCGCGATCAGGCCAAACGACCGCTGATGGCCGAGGCCGTTGCGCGCTGGAGCGACCGTGCGCTGGCGACCAGCGACAACCCGCGCACCGAAGATCCGGCCGCGATTCTTCGGGATGTCGAAGCCGGGCTCGGCGGGCTCGAGCGCTGTGACGCGGCGAACCTCGACGCGACCGAAAAAGGCTACACCTCGGTGATCGATCGACGTGCGGCGATCGAATGCGCCATCGCCATGGCTCGCGCGGAAGACACGGTGGTTCTCGCCGGAAAAGGCCACGAGGACTACCAGATCATCGGAATCGAGAAGCTGCCTTTCGACGACCGGGAAGAAGCGGCGCGCGCGCTGGCGGGGAGGACCTCTTGA
- a CDS encoding UDP-N-acetylmuramoyl-tripeptide--D-alanyl-D-alanine ligase → MSVPFSVAELVRWTRGRLFSGSDDVQLGAVSTDTRTLSTGALFVAIRGPHHDAHDHLDAALEGGASALLVERGTAASEACDVPVVFVSDTTAALGALAAGHRAAFDGPVIGITGSNGKTTTKEMCAAILSLRGPCLKNRGNLNNAYGLPLTLLEREASHETLVVELGMNHRGEIAPLAAIARPTIGVITNVGSAHIEHLGSQEEIAAEKGDLIAALPSEGIAVLNADDPRVMNQAGRTAARILRFGRDNPADVRAENIRTTRDRGFAFDLVTADGVAEAGRWPAVVAGLGEPTVINALAAAAAAFAAGAGPETVVRGLAAYTGVSGRMAQIELQGGIVVIDDSYNANPQSMEAALRSLAGRASGGRAFAVLGSMGELGTAAEAAHRAMGRLAGELGVAALFTYGEHAETLAEAAISGGLSTSDVCVAKTHEELAANLSRRLRSGDWVLVKGSRAMAMEKVVGLLSKQKDEI, encoded by the coding sequence TTGAGCGTCCCCTTCTCCGTCGCCGAGCTGGTCCGCTGGACCCGCGGTCGCCTGTTCAGCGGCAGCGACGACGTCCAGCTTGGAGCCGTCTCGACGGATACACGAACCCTCAGCACCGGCGCGTTGTTCGTCGCGATCCGCGGGCCCCATCACGATGCACATGACCACCTGGACGCGGCCCTCGAAGGAGGCGCGTCCGCCCTGCTCGTCGAGCGAGGCACTGCCGCCTCCGAAGCTTGCGACGTCCCGGTCGTCTTCGTCTCGGATACCACGGCAGCGCTGGGAGCCCTGGCGGCGGGCCATCGCGCCGCATTCGATGGCCCGGTCATCGGCATCACCGGGAGCAACGGCAAGACCACGACGAAAGAGATGTGCGCCGCGATCCTCTCCTTGCGCGGGCCCTGCCTCAAGAACAGGGGCAACCTGAACAACGCCTACGGCCTGCCTCTGACCTTGCTCGAGCGAGAGGCCTCCCACGAAACATTGGTGGTGGAGTTGGGCATGAACCACCGCGGCGAGATTGCGCCGCTCGCCGCGATCGCCCGGCCCACGATCGGCGTGATCACGAACGTCGGCAGCGCCCACATCGAACACCTGGGAAGCCAGGAGGAAATCGCCGCAGAGAAAGGCGATCTGATTGCGGCTCTCCCCTCGGAAGGCATCGCGGTATTGAATGCGGACGATCCACGGGTGATGAACCAGGCGGGGCGAACTGCGGCGCGGATCCTTCGCTTCGGAAGGGACAACCCGGCCGATGTCCGAGCCGAGAACATCCGCACGACCCGGGATCGCGGATTCGCGTTCGACCTCGTGACCGCGGACGGTGTCGCCGAAGCGGGCCGCTGGCCCGCCGTCGTCGCAGGCCTCGGTGAGCCGACCGTGATCAATGCCCTGGCTGCGGCCGCTGCCGCGTTCGCTGCCGGCGCAGGCCCGGAAACCGTGGTCCGCGGCCTTGCTGCCTATACAGGCGTCTCGGGCCGGATGGCTCAGATCGAGCTACAGGGCGGGATCGTCGTCATCGACGACAGCTACAACGCCAACCCTCAATCGATGGAGGCCGCCCTGCGCAGCCTCGCGGGCCGCGCCAGCGGAGGCAGGGCCTTCGCGGTTCTTGGCAGCATGGGCGAACTCGGGACGGCCGCCGAAGCAGCCCACCGGGCGATGGGTCGGCTCGCCGGCGAACTCGGCGTGGCGGCGCTCTTCACCTACGGCGAGCACGCCGAGACCCTCGCGGAGGCAGCCATCTCTGGCGGTTTGTCCACGAGCGACGTCTGCGTGGCGAAGACCCACGAAGAGCTCGCGGCGAATCTCAGCCGGCGGCTTCGCAGCGGCGATTGGGTGCTGGTCAAAGGCTCCCGTGCAATGGCCATGGAAAAGGTCGTCGGCTTGCTCAGCAAGCAGAAGGATGAAATCTGA
- a CDS encoding phospho-N-acetylmuramoyl-pentapeptide-transferase, whose protein sequence is MLFHLLVPFADEFTAFNVFRYITFRTAAATLTALFLSFLLGPPIIRALGRLRVGQPIREIGPDHQAKEGTPTMGGLLILLSLGVSVLLWADLTNRAIWIVLGLTMGYGVLGFIDDYRKVREGSSAGLSARVKFFWQWVLAIGVALLIYADPAFDGELAVPFFKDFTPQLGWLYVPLAAFVIVAASNGVNLTDGLDGLAIGPVMIAAGTFLLLAYAAGHAQIADYLAIKSVPGSGQLAIFCGALVGGGLGFLWFNTYPAQLFMGDVGALALGGALGAIAVVIRQEMLLAVVGGIFVVETLSVMIQVASFKMTGRRVFRMAPVHHHFEQLGWPEQQIVVRFWIVSIILALVALSSLKLR, encoded by the coding sequence ATGCTGTTCCATCTGCTCGTGCCCTTCGCCGACGAGTTCACGGCGTTCAACGTGTTCCGCTACATCACCTTTCGCACGGCGGCCGCGACGCTGACGGCCCTCTTCCTTTCCTTCCTGCTCGGCCCCCCGATCATTCGGGCGCTGGGCCGCCTGCGCGTCGGCCAGCCCATCCGCGAGATCGGGCCGGACCACCAGGCGAAGGAGGGCACACCGACGATGGGCGGCCTCCTGATCCTGTTGTCACTCGGGGTATCCGTCCTGCTCTGGGCCGACCTTACGAACCGTGCCATCTGGATCGTGCTCGGCCTCACCATGGGCTACGGCGTGCTCGGCTTCATCGACGACTACCGCAAGGTGCGCGAAGGAAGCAGCGCCGGCCTTTCAGCTCGAGTCAAGTTCTTCTGGCAATGGGTCCTCGCGATTGGCGTCGCGCTGTTGATCTACGCAGACCCGGCCTTCGACGGCGAGCTCGCCGTGCCCTTCTTCAAGGATTTCACACCGCAACTGGGCTGGCTCTACGTTCCGCTTGCCGCGTTCGTGATCGTCGCCGCGAGCAATGGTGTCAACTTGACCGACGGCCTCGACGGACTGGCCATCGGCCCGGTCATGATCGCGGCCGGCACCTTCCTGCTCCTCGCCTACGCAGCCGGCCACGCCCAGATCGCGGACTACCTGGCAATCAAATCGGTGCCGGGCAGCGGACAGCTCGCGATCTTCTGCGGCGCGCTGGTCGGAGGCGGCCTCGGCTTCCTCTGGTTCAATACCTATCCGGCCCAGCTCTTCATGGGCGATGTCGGTGCGCTCGCCCTGGGTGGCGCCCTCGGCGCGATTGCCGTCGTAATCCGCCAGGAGATGCTCCTCGCGGTCGTCGGTGGAATCTTCGTCGTGGAAACACTCTCCGTGATGATTCAGGTGGCTTCGTTCAAGATGACGGGGCGACGGGTCTTCCGGATGGCCCCGGTCCACCACCATTTCGAACAACTGGGATGGCCCGAGCAACAGATCGTGGTTCGATTCTGGATCGTCTCGATCATCCTCGCGCTCGTCGCGCTCTCCTCGTTGAAGCTGCGCTGA